aaagataaaggaATTTGGCCCCACTGTACAGCTAAACTAGTAACACTTACAAGTTATGGAGGAAAACTTCATCTACTTTGCCGACCATGGTTTATATAATCCTAAGGCATTTTCACTCATTCATTACTAATGCAACGTCTGTCGACCATCCAGGAGCAAATGAACAATCATCAGTTCTGTGTCCCTCATGGTCGATCTTTAACATCAACTATTCTGTCATCAAGCCAATAGatgtataagaaaaataagacGGTTCGATATACCTAGTTCTAAGTATAACCACAAGACATTTTCATTATTACCTTTGAAACTTAAGTTCCCTGTAGATGAGCATCACGCTGAGTGAAACTGGGATCAGTGCTAAGCACAAGTGTTCCATAGAATGCCCACTGATAATGTAGTTATTTACATAGTACAGTTTCTTGTCAGTAACACCTTCAAATTTTGCAAGCAGATAAATCCCTGTGGCAGGAAAGTTCAGGATTCAGAGCATATGCACAACTTGGATATCCACAAATCATACGTTAGCAGCtgctttattttctttcaagttTGCATAATCAGGAACATAGCACATTTTAGGGCAGTGCAAGACCACAAGGACCGGCATGCAAGACGTGAACTACATACATCAAGATGTATTTCTAAAGTATAATGGTGAACTTTgtcaaatataataatcaaaacaAGGCATAGCCAATTCGAGATTTAAAGTACAATGGATAGAATGAAGATGGCGGCTTATAAAAACTTAGAAGAGTTATATCCCGTAAACATAAAACAATGGAAGGTGTACttcataaataatcattatttcTGAGAAGGTCTACTAATGAAAGCACAATCAAGTCAGAGCAATATTCTGAATCACACAATTCTAAGCCAACTTCTAGACTCCTCACCCATTTCACAACATATATCATCTGTTGGATACTCCCAGTCACAAAAATAAACTTATGCCTCTTAGTTTTTGACTAAGTTAGATaagaaaatttctttaaaagttAAGAGCTACAGTTTATATGAGCTTATAGAAAATACTCAATtcttttcaccttttttttcaCCAATATATACTTATATCCAAATAAGACCTTATTAGTAAAGATGTAAGTTAAAAATTCTATTAGTTATCCACTACTAAACATCAGAGCTATAGTTAATGCAACTATGAAGTGAAATGACAGCATCCTTTCTCATATCAAGCATTCTAAATATAGCATGAGAATCCTCCCAAACTCAGTAAACGACATAaggtttagtttttttatcatAGTCTTCTTTTCCTGTTAGGCTATTGCTAACCTGGTTAGAGAAATGACAGCAGGTTGCAAAAGAGGAAACATTATAAACAGATAAATACTTACTAAAAAAATGCTTTATTTCAAGTTGCTTAGTAAAGAAATGCTCCTATATTAGATTTTACGATATATCCTAGGCACTTTCTCCCTAGATGATACACTAGCTCGATGAAGTCATATTTACTTAACATCTAAAATTTATACATAGAAGTAGTTTTCCACGTCCAAAAGCAGGAACGCAGTGACATAGAAACTTTGCGCagcaaaaacaaaagaattacAAAGTCCACGGCTAACCTGTAGACATAAACCAATATCTTGAGTGAGTATATTTGGAGCGGTACATGAGTGCTATTACTGGAATAGCTAGAGGCAGAGTCAACTGGAATATCACGCAGAACCGAATATCATTATAAATTCTGCAACCAACTAGCAGACAGAATTCAGCATAGAACTTGACTACTTCAGCCCCTTCGCTTGGCGTATAAGCTTCCAAGACAAATAGGTAAGAATTAGAAAAGGGGAAGTTTACTAACCGTTCATAAACTACACATAGAAATGCAGCAACAATGAGTGCAAACAGACAACACAGCCCAATCCTCTGGCCAAATCTCTCAACAACCAAGCTGGAGAAAAGTGAGGAGAAAGCCACCATCATCTGCCATCCACAAAACGAGTGAGCTTcgcaataaagaaaaaaaaaagacaataagAAGTGGCCCCACTCGATTACAACTAGCAAGGAAAGTATGTTTAGTGTTGAGAGGACTTAATTCAACCAGAAATCTCTCATGGCACTGAATCAATCAACCAGTTTGAAGACAAAAGAGCAAATGGCAAGATCACAGATCGAACATAGAATAATAACTAACCGGTAAAGTGTCCCACAACACACGATGGTCATCGGGTTTCAAATGGTAATAAGCAGAGCCAAAAGCCACCCCAGCTATTCCAGCATAGAACAGAGCCCATATCCAAACCTCTCCTTGGGAACTGCAACAACACAACGATGTCAATAGATGGTTGAAAAGGAACTAACCAATTTCACTACGCAGGAACCAAAACCTTATGTTGAAGACACCTCCTTCGAGGGCAAGCACAAGGCCCAGAATCCCCACAACTAAGAACGGGAAATTCGTCATCACATTCAACGTGTTGGGTACTCCTGGAGAACCCAAAATCATGAGAACATGAATGAAGCAACCTAAAAAAATTCACCCCAAAATTATGATCTCGTGCACAATGCGGGTGGTTACCGAGAAGATTGCGCATGTCACCGAATTGGTGGTGCTTGGGAGAGCGAGGGATTGTGGGAGTAAAGAGGATAAAGCACATGCAGCACAGAAACGTTGCTCCACATACACGACTTGTCGTCCACCTTCTGCATTGTTGATTCACTATCCAACCTAAACCCATcgttgtcttcttcttcttctcctctgtCTCAAATGCTCTTCCTTTCTATTTATTTTGCGTCTTCAAGGtatgaagaaagaaagaagctgGGGCTGCTTGGGTTTGGAGAAACAGTGTTTCGTCTGTTTGCACACCGAACACAACAACAGTGTCCCCACACTGCCAAGAGAAAAATTGTCGTTTGGGTTCAGGGGTTTCACTTCGCTTGtgcttttgattttgatttgacTTCCTAGTTTTTGTTCTTCCTTcaaaaccaaataaataatataaaaatgccgttttgatttgatttaggTAGGTCCCACGTCGCCATGAAATCAACGTCTCTACCTTTTCCATTTCTCTTTCTGctttcaaacaacaataactTTGGGCCAATTGCTTCATGCACCCCATCAATTTCTACATGCACCCCATAatttttggaattttattttatccttgtGGAAGATCTGAGACAGTGATGAACTGGTTTAGAGTGTTTTTCTATGGGGTTTTCTGGAAAGCTTTGTGGGATGAAGGTGGTGGTGAGTGATAGTGATTTGCAAAAGTCAGAGAAGCTGGGTGGTGAGAAATGCAATTCCAGAAAATGTGATCCGGAATAGGTTTGGGAGGGGAGAAATGATTTTCTGCATTTGTGTTTCTGGAAGAGTAAAAGAATGGTTTGGAAAAAATCATTTTGAGGTGGAACCTCCATAACTCTCCCGGAAACTGAATTCAGATATTGTTGAAAATGTGTTTCGGAATAAAGTTTCAGAGTAGATGTGGTATCGATTCCGGAAGCATAGATATGCTTTCTGAAGAGGCCATTTGCATCTCCAACTCCGATCACTCTGCATCTGCAACTTCTTTTTGGTATCTCTTACTATTTTCCTTGAATTTGTGTTTGGTTGGGAGAAAATTTCATGGATGTTGATTTGAGGGTGTAGAACAATGTGAAGGTCGGTGAATGGGAAAACTGACGCGCAGCTGCACTGTCCagtgaaggagaagaaaagaataaaacacaTTAGGTTTAGATTAAAAAACCCGTAAagttaatttcataatttcacatattttatgGGGGTGTAGTTGAAATTTGAGGGGTCTACGAAGTAATTGCATAAGGTCCATTCATTCAAGGCAGTTTTTACATGGGCTTTCATATATTCATCTGGAGTGTTTCTCCTTAcattttcacatatttttatctgtaactttatattctaaaaataatctttttcatgaaaattattgaagtgtttgaaaatttctttaaaaaattttgaaataaaaaaaacattttaataaatttcaaaatctgttaaaaatttgaaaaatcttttaacaaatcttaaaatttgttgaagaattttttttaacaaattttaaaatttattgggaaaaaaaagtagaatataAAGTTTTTTGAAATGCAGAGTTTtaagattttaagaaaatatggaGTATATGAAAGAATGTGGAGAAATGCAGAGAGAAAAACTCATTCAACTTACTTCCACCAGCCGGCAttctctttccttcttttttttctctttctcttcactCTCACTTATTTCTTCCTTTATAGGTATTCTTCTCCtcaattcttttcttttttttctattaaaaaatattacataatatttcTTCTACATCAAACTTacattttctaaataaaatatcatttctttaatttcttatgCACCATATAATTGCTATGAACATCCCgtaaataatgttttctttcctGAAGCTATATAAACCATTATGTCACTTTTCCACATAACGTAACACATtcaaattcttatattttaggGTGAAATAATATCTTAGATATGCATTATTGTGTCATAATTATCACTCTGTTAACTTCACGACAACacaacaaattaataaaatttatccataatatataaaacatatttctattaataaaactaatattttcttACATACTTTGAGTTTACCTTTATATACTCATTTAGATCTAAATATACTCGTATTTTTCTTCATATTGATTACTTTAATGTGATTTTACACTCCATCAAACTCTACCAATCATCTAAACCATAGATAAACGTTCCTGAGAAAACTgcatattaacaaattttaaaacatcGAGACTtgcaactttattttttttacttttcttttattcatatattttcctttttaaaaatattttaattaaacacTTTTTCGTTTATTTGCACCTATTTGCATTTACCTctcattcattttctttctctattaaATGTATTGTAAGTGGGGTGAACAACAATACTgcataataaaacattaaaattaatttacattagTGCAACACAGGCATTGgacatttgtgttttttttcctttaaggTATATCAAACATTAATTATCTCTAATTAACGCTCTGatacaaaataatttgagtAGATTGACCTTggatatttgtttatatttgacaTTAATTAATATCGAATTTTGTCATTGTGtgatgttaattattttttttatttttatttaactaattgtgattcatttttataactatatgagagttgaaaaaaagaaaaataataaatataattttaatttttgtattttatatagcATGAGATAAGCAAAAGTACAAAAGTTatgacaataataatattaacttGTAGTATTAACTtctgatttttggttttgatagctatgattttggttttggttgtatttttttttaccactCCTTTATAACCCCTagttcagaaaaaaaaacacacgaGGAACTTTTGCTTTGGGTCCCCtagttcagaaaaaaaaaaccgaGGAGTTCTTGCTTTAAGTCTATTATTTGGAAAGTgaacaactataaatttttaaacGAGCATAACATTTACTTCGGTTGTCCGATTTACTATTATTAAACATGGATTTtgggtaaaaaaaaattgataccGTGGAAGCTCGAGTGGCTAGCTAATCCTTCTAGATTCTCTAGAAAAcactgttttctatttttcaaaaatttatttttgttttttttttcaaactttgcaaaaatatttaaaatagttacattttgaattttgattttaaattttgtgggGGCTTCTCGTGATATTTTGGTgctttgaacaaattttcagGTCATTTGGAGTTGTTTTCAATATACTTTTAGTTTTACACTAAAGCTTAGATGTATAACGTGTAGTGTACTatgaacaacaaacaacaacaaagttGAACAAACAAGttcttgaaaaagaaaacgaaaatgaaaactaaccttaaaaAATATAGGTTCGTCAGAATAAAGTGTTGTCAGTGGGAGAGAAAGcctatgaagaagaagaacacaaaaataatttgtcaaaacaaaaaaaaaatcatagctAAAAGTAGTTAATCaatatgcatttgtatcaaatgaaagaaaaattacatgtgttggtcgtcaaacttcgttcaaGAAAAATTTGAGCAGAGAAGGGGTCTCGTGCTAAGACAAAGTTAATggattttcaatctcccgcttaaatttttattgaattcactgaGATATAAAGTCTTATTCTAGTGCATTCGACATCTtataaccttttgacgtctaattctTGAACATTCGACGTCATACATAAATACAATTTCAGATTTGTGTCAAACATTTCTGTAAAATTTACCCAATAAAACGTGAGACTTCTCAATATCTGATGTTTTATAGCTAATTGACATCAAACAAGTATAAGTCtgaaaacttttatttacaaaagtaTCACGATGTTTTTTaacattttgtattttgtaGTTAAACGTTGAACGCGTCACTGTGTTTGTACTACGTTGCTATTACgtaaatactttatttattcaagacatggatataaaattatttcttttttcattttatttttactttttcttcgTTAATTAGTGCCGCAGTTTCTATTGCATTCAGGAGGAGTAACAAAACAATGGGAAAACAGTGGTAAACTTGTCATATTCATAGTTATGTCATTGGTTTCTTTGAAAAGTTATACAATGCGGAATGCAGCTTGTTGTCTTTACCAACCAAACACCATAGATCTGTAGAAAAAATGTcgtactataaaaaataattaactatgtGAGGATGTCGTAGAGCAACAACTGGacagtaaattttattttattttattaaatcattGTTATTAAACTAAGTTTTAGTTCTATGAATTTATAACTCAACCTTCCTTTCATTTTAAGATGTTCTTAGGGTGAAAAACGAGGAAATTAGGTTGAGTAAAGATGTTTTGTAAtccatagttttttttatataaaattaatagataattttttataatactataatattaaaattattttattaattcaaaatttatactattataattaattttgtataaagaataaaagttgTGCAAATACCtttattcaattatatttgcTTGAGTTGAATAGCAGGGGTATGTGAAAAGATGTGAAGGTAATTTCCAGGCTCCTGTGCTGCTACAATGGGtaattttaagtgtttttccaatacataatttattatgaaatatctataataaattatgagtgtatatttttgtattattttttacttcctTTATTACAATAATAGATAGAcggataattaaaatttaatattaaaaaataatagtaagcattagtaagaaaataaaatgatctcaatttttttctaattaaatacttttttttcctactttttacTCTCTTCAATAAAAGGAAGAGAAACGGTCAAAGGTGGGAATGTCGTAATGAGATAACGTAGACTACAAGATTTTTATCATTCTGGTTCTATCTTTCAATTGATATAATCGAGGTTTCTGGGTGCATAATTAAACATAGCCTAATAAAGAAAATGTCGTTTCTTTTACAGAAGAAAATGTCATAGTTAAACTAATAGAttatatagattttaaatttaaataattatagttgtTATAAGCGTAAATATATTATAAGGAGAGATGTGTGGGGAGATGGTGGATTTAAGAGAATCTGGTAATATTTTAATAGGAAGGATTAATTAGTAAAATTTGGGTATTTTAAAGAAggtatgatttaaaataaaataaaaaaagaaaaaaaggtgaGTAGCATATATTATAGGTGATGCAAGAATGTCGACACTCTCGCGCTCATTTGATTGCAAAAAGAGGGAAGCGAAGAATCCACAACTGACTCTCCTACCTCTCTCTCTCATCCTTATGACGACACTCTTCTTCATTTTCGCCAACAAGCTTCTTCTATCCCTCCCTGGCATCCAATTTCCGATCTCAATCCCTATCTTCTccactttattatttatactattcAATTCCACTCTCTATCTTCATCCCACAaccttctccttctttttcCCTACAAATTCCCCTCACTCCCATGATTTTTACCGAGGTTTCTTTCTGCTTCTCTCTTTATTCGACGTCACCTTCCATGATGTAACCTTCCATGTAACCTTCGATGTAATCGATAAtcattcttctttctctctgttttttagGATTTGTGGCCGCTGCTCCACCAACTGGTTGGAAACACTTCTCTCTTTTCAGGTAATAATCATTTTTCGATTCAATaatccacacacacacaccatgTAAGCGAAtcgtaaattttaatttatcattaattcAATTGGTATATATTTATAGGTCAATCGATTATTTTCTAAACTCTTGAGCCGCTGCTTTTTCCAAAATAGAGAAACCGTCTTTCTTCCACAACCTTCTGGAATCGATGACCAACTCCACCTGCGCAGGCGCTGAGTTCGATCAGTGCCGAGACGAGTCGGCGGCGTTGGTTCTCAAATTCGTCGCCATCGCCTCCATTCTCCTCTCCGGCATGGCCGGAATAGCGATCCCCCTCGTCGGAAAACACCGCCGCTTCCTCCGCACCGACGGCAACCTCTTCGTCGGTGCCAAGGCCTTTGCCGCCGGGGTGATCCTGGCCACGGGATTCGTCCACATGCTCTCTGATGCCACCGACGCGCTCCAGCACCCGTGCCTGCCTTCGTTCCCGTGGTCCAAGTTCCCTTTCACCGGCTTCTTCGCCATGATGGCCGCGCTTTTCACTCTCCTCCTCGATTTCGTGGGAACGCAATACTACGAGCGCAAGCAGGGGCTCAACCGTCCCTCGGAGGAGCAGTCTCGGGTCGGGTCGTCCGAATCCGGAGGGAAGGtgtttggagaagaagagagTGGGGGAATGCACATCGTGGGGATGCATGCACACGCCGCGCATCATCGACATAACCACCCCCATGGCCATGACTCGTGCCATGGCATTGGCGGCGAGAAGGAACAAGATAATGCGCTTGCTGACTCCCATGGACACGGTCACGGTCACCTCCACGGCCACTCCCACATGGAAGATGTCGAAGAAACCGACGTTCGACACGTCGTGGTTTCTCaggtaaataattaaatatctctgttttggttgtatttaatgtAACTGGTAATGATTATTAGCGCGAGTGAAGGAAGAAAATGCGTATAAGTGTGCATAACTGGGGTTGCATTGCAGGTGTTGGAGCTTGGGATTGTGTCACATTCGGTAATCATCGGGTTGTCTCTTGGGGTTTCTCAAAGTCCTTGTACCATAAGGCCTCTGATTGCGGCGTTGTCTTTTCATCAGTTTTTTGAAGGGTTTGCGCTTGGAGGGTGCATTTCCCAAGCGCAGTTTAAAGCCTCCTCAGCAACCATAATGGCTTGTTTTTTTGCATTGACTACACCGTTGGGTGTTTCGATCGGAACGGCCATTTCTTCAAGGTTTAATCCTTACAGCCCCGGTGCACTCATCACCGAAGGTATTCTGGATTCCTTGTCGGCGGGGATTTTGGTGTATATGGCTTTGGTAGATTTGATAGCTGCGGATTTTCTTAGCAAGAGAATGAGTTGTAACTTCAGGCTACAGATAGCCTCTTACTGCATGCTTTTCCTTGGGGCTGGATTGATGTCTTCGCTCGCAATTTGGGCCTGATGTCCCTCCCCTACATAGTTGTAATACTATGTTGTTCAATATCTCATCTTTCTTCTcgtcttttcctttctcttcccAGCTATCCAATTCAAATATACTTTCCTTAACAACAAGAACGCAAATTAAATTTCATACCAGGTAATCTTAAAATCTGTATTACCATGTCTCAACCTGCTGATTATTGCTAGCTCTTGAGTTTACACAAAATTCATTGAAATAGGGATCTCGTCAGGGAACTATAATCGATCAAAATTTCTTTAAACCCTACCGTGGTCACTCCTTTTCATCTAAGAATGTACCAATCtataatttttccattttttacattgatttgatctaaatttaataaaatcaaacctaacattttttttaaacaaacatTCTCTTGGATATTTTTAAGAATCACAAAATCTTACTACTATGAAAAATTTTAAGGATTACAAAATCTTATTACTTTGAAAATGttgtcttctttctctcttttatatctttttctgGAATTATCGATCCCTCATTACACTTTTAATCCATCAcatatcaaatgaaaaaagtCACAAAATATTGAATTTCCTTTTTTGAACTtcaaaaagttttatatttattatattttgtatatagtTATACATATTTCCTATTTGGTCAATtagaacttttattttattagttactCTATTGTTTGTTTCAGtgtactattttaattaatgatcgaactctttcaattatttttaaggaATATTCTGGTCTTGTTTAATTTGATTGTTACATAAAAAAagctaatttttaaaatatttctgtaaacttataaaaaacagaagcagaaacaaaatattatatgctTTACTTTAAAAACAACTTGGATTTACTTTAAATTTCTTAAGAAACAATTTcacttaacttttaaaaatgtttttttaagatTCTAGGAAATACTCATGAGAACTTGATTATTCTAGTATTAAAAATTTAGgctataaataaaaacttaatagaaaattaaatgtaagtaattataattaagttaaaataaaacctggatgatttatttataaaaagaattaataagtgtaattaatttaaaataaaatgtgattggttaaaaatagttttaattacattttgaattataaaaaattaatactattattatttaattatttttgtcattacaaattttattagtattttatttagatGTTGTATTATTTTCTccattaatgttatttaatattattataaattattattattgttcttgttattattattattaagattatTAATTATCTTAGATAAAAagatgtaaattttttaaaaaagtcaaGGACCATTTggtaattacatttttatttctcaaatcACCTCATTTAAGTACTTAAGTAAAGAAAGAATCTCACCTCCTTTCCTTATATACACTTTCTCATTTAGAAGACTGGTTCAACagtgaaacaaataaaatactCTCAGATCACCTCACTTAAGTAAAGAAAGAATCTCACCTTCTTTCCTTAAATACTCTTTCTCATTTAGAAGACTGGTTCAATggtaaaatcaaataaaatactcGTTTTAGACTTAAAAGGAAGGTTTTCAATTCTAGTATTTACtctattaatctttttttatgtttaagaatttttttttatgaattaaataatcTAAACAAAGTAATCATAAGATGTGAAAAAAATGTAGAAGTAGAATCACAACTAACCTTAAACTATAAATTAGACAATACAAACTTTGAGTAGCTTCTAATTCTTGAATTGTATTATATGTGtcatgttgtaaaaaaaatgacaataaaatcattttattatattatcttatGCATTTATATTTCAAGcttgtatatttataaaaaaaaactaataaatattagctattaacatatttttctcGCAATTTTTCCCTTTGtatttttccttgttttctttactttattcaaatcaatacaatatatatatatatatatatatatatatatatatatatatatatatatatataaagatctACGAAGACTCCTCcaaaaaaaaagcataatatAAACGTTATGTAGAGTATagtttttcaaaagttgaaaaattgataaatattccTTGAACATTCCCGAAAGAAATTCCTAAAAAAGTGGTTGTCATCTTTGAATCACACTTAAGAAGAAATGTTTAACACAAGATATTATTTCATCGGTTCCTATAATCAGTTAGCcaataatatcaaataacatTTCACTGCTTGAGCTTATCATAATAAATCACTGAAAAGTCACATAAATGACTTAAATATCTATTTTGGAACcaccaaatttaattaaagacaAGCTGGAGAAAAGTCACATAAATGACTTAAATCACTGCTTGAGCTTATCATAATAAATCACTGAAAAGTCACATAAATGACTTCCCCCGTGTTATGACCACATCAGTTCTGCTTTTCTTTCTACTTTTTGC
This Vigna angularis cultivar LongXiaoDou No.4 chromosome 4, ASM1680809v1, whole genome shotgun sequence DNA region includes the following protein-coding sequences:
- the LOC108329891 gene encoding zinc transporter 4, chloroplastic isoform X2 yields the protein MTNSTCAGAEFDQCRDESAALVLKFVAIASILLSGMAGIAIPLVGKHRRFLRTDGNLFVGAKAFAAGVILATGFVHMLSDATDALQHPCLPSFPWSKFPFTGFFAMMAALFTLLLDFVGTQYYERKQGLNRPSEEQSRVGSSESGGKVFGEEESGGMHIVGMHAHAAHHRHNHPHGHDSCHGIGGEKEQDNALADSHGHGHGHLHGHSHMEDVEETDVRHVVVSQVLELGIVSHSVIIGLSLGVSQSPCTIRPLIAALSFHQFFEGFALGGCISQAQFKASSATIMACFFALTTPLGVSIGTAISSRFNPYSPGALITEGILDSLSAGILVYMALVDLIAADFLSKRMSCNFRLQIASYCMLFLGAGLMSSLAIWA
- the LOC108330106 gene encoding uncharacterized protein LOC108330106 isoform X2 codes for the protein MGLGWIVNQQCRRWTTSRVCGATFLCCMCFILFTPTIPRSPKHHQFGDMRNLLGVPNTLNVMTNFPFLVVGILGLVLALEGGVFNISSQGEVWIWALFYAGIAGVAFGSAYYHLKPDDHRVLWDTLPMMVAFSSLFSSLVVERFGQRIGLCCLFALIVAAFLCVVYERIYNDIRFCVIFQLTLPLAIPVIALMYRSKYTHSRYWFMSTGIYLLAKFEGVTDKKLYYVNNYIISGHSMEHLCLALIPVSLSVMLIYRELKFQS
- the LOC108330106 gene encoding uncharacterized protein LOC108330106 isoform X1; the protein is MGLGWIVNQQCRRWTTSRVCGATFLCCMCFILFTPTIPRSPKHHQFGDMRNLLGVPNTLNVMTNFPFLVVGILGLVLALEGGVFNISSQGEVWIWALFYAGIAGVAFGSAYYHLKPDDHRVLWDTLPMMVAFSSLFSSLVVERFGQRIGLCCLFALIVAAFLCVVYERIYNDIRFCVIFQLTLPLAIPVIALMYRSKYTHSRYWFMSTGIYLLAKFEGVTDKKLYYVNNYIISGHSMEHLCLALIPVSLSVMLIYRELKFQRIVDVKDRP
- the LOC108330106 gene encoding uncharacterized protein LOC108330106 isoform X3, whose product is MGLGWIVNQQCRRWTTSRVCGATFLCCMCFILFTPTIPRSPKHHQFGDMRNLLGVPNTLNVMTNFPFLVVGILGLVLALEGGVFNISSQGEVWIWALFYAGIAGVAFGSAYYHLKPDDHRVLWDTLPMMVAFSSLFSSLVVERFGQRIGLCCLFALIVAAFLCVVYERIYNDIRFCVIFQLTLPLAIPVIALMYRSKYTHSRYWFMSTVHVLHAGPCGLALP
- the LOC108329891 gene encoding zinc transporter 4, chloroplastic isoform X1; its protein translation is MIFTEDLWPLLHQLVGNTSLFSEKPSFFHNLLESMTNSTCAGAEFDQCRDESAALVLKFVAIASILLSGMAGIAIPLVGKHRRFLRTDGNLFVGAKAFAAGVILATGFVHMLSDATDALQHPCLPSFPWSKFPFTGFFAMMAALFTLLLDFVGTQYYERKQGLNRPSEEQSRVGSSESGGKVFGEEESGGMHIVGMHAHAAHHRHNHPHGHDSCHGIGGEKEQDNALADSHGHGHGHLHGHSHMEDVEETDVRHVVVSQVLELGIVSHSVIIGLSLGVSQSPCTIRPLIAALSFHQFFEGFALGGCISQAQFKASSATIMACFFALTTPLGVSIGTAISSRFNPYSPGALITEGILDSLSAGILVYMALVDLIAADFLSKRMSCNFRLQIASYCMLFLGAGLMSSLAIWA